The Jannaschia sp. GRR-S6-38 genomic interval GGTCGCGCGCACCTTTACGGTGCGCAGGATCTGCAGCAGGCTATCCATGTCGTGGCCGTCGATCGGGCCCACATAGGAGAAGCCCAGCTCCTCGAAGAGGGTGCCGCCGACGGCAAGGCCCTTGAGCATCTCCTTGGCGCGGCGCGCGCCTTCCTGGAGCGGCGGCGGCAGGAAGCCGACGGCGCCCTTGGCGGCGGCCTTGAACTCCTGGAACGGGGCGCCGGCGTAGAGCCGTGAAAGATAGGACGACATCGCGCCCACCGGCGGCGCGATGGACATCTCGTTGTCGTTGAGGATCACGATCAGGCGCTTCTTGAGGTGCCCCGCGTGGTTGAGCGCCTCGTAGGCCATGCCGCCCGACAGCGCGCCGTCGCCGATCACCGCGATGGCGTCGCCCACGCCCGGCGCGCCCAGCTCGCGGCCCATCGCGAAGCCAAGCGCCGCCGAGATCGAGGTCGAGCTATGCGCCGCGCCGAACGGGTCGTAGGGCGATTCGCTGCGCTTGGTGAAGCCCGAGAGCCCGTCCTTCTGGCGCAGGGTCAGCATCCGGTCGCGGCGGCCGGTCAGGATCTTGTGGGGATAGCACTGGTGGCTCACGTCCCAGATCAGCTTGTCGCGGGGCGTGTCGAACACGGCGTGCAGCGCCACGGTCAGCTCGACCACGCCGAGCCCGGCGCCCAGATGCCCGCCGGTGCGGCTGACGGCCCAGATGGTGTCGGCGCGCAGCTCGTCGGCGGCCTGGCGCAATTCGCGGTCGGTCAGCGCCTTGAGGTCGGCCGGGCTTCCGATGCGGTCCAGAAGCGGCGTGGCGGGGCGGTTGGTCTGGTTGGTCATGTCATCCTCACCTGTCGCGGGCCACGACGTAGCGGGCGATCTTCCGCAGGGTAGCCGCCTTTTCGCTGTAAATCAAAACTGACATCTCGGCCTGTTCCACCAGTTGGACGGCCCGGGCGCGCGCGGCCTTGGCGCCCAGATGCGAGACGAAGGTCGCCTTGCCCGCGGCGGCGTCCTTGCGCAGCGCCTTGCCGGCGGCATCGGCATCGCCTTCGACATCCAGAAGGTCGTCCGCGATCTGGAAGGCGAGGCCCAGCTTCGCGGCATAGTCCAGAAGCGGCGCGGGATCGGCGCGGCCGAGAATCGCGCCGGCGCGGCAGGGCCATTCCAGCAGCCGCCCGGTCTTGAGGCGCTGCAGCGCCTTGATCTCGTCGAGGCTCAACGGCGCGGCGGCCGATTCGGCGGCGATGTCGAGCGCCTGGCCGCGCACCATGCCGGCTGCGCCGGCGGCCTGCGCCAGCGTCAACACGAGGTCGGCGCGGATGGCGCCGTCGGGGTCGGTCGCGGGATCGGCCAGCAGCTCGAAGGCCAGCGTCTGCAGCGCGTCGCCGGCCAGAACCGCGGTCGCCTCGTCCCATTGGCGGTGCACCGTGGGCCGGCCGCGGCGCAGGTCGTCATCGTCCATGCAAGGCAGGTCATCATGCACCAGGCTGTAGGCGTGGACCGCCTCGATGGCGCAGGCGGCGCGCATCGCGCGGTCGGCGGGCACGTCGAACAGCGCCGCCGATTCGAGCGCCAGGATCCCGCGCAGCCGCTTGCCGCCCGCGAGCGCGTGGCGCATCGCGTCGCCCACGGGCCCGTCGAACCCGGCCAGCGCCCCGTCCAGCGCCGCCCCGATCCCGGCCTGCGCGTCGCGCAGGGTCGTCTCCAGGCTCACGTCTGGTCGGCGGGCCGGGTGCCGGTGGGGGCGCCGTCGGCGTCGAGCGTGATCTGTTCGACCTTCGCCTCGGCTTCCTTCAGCTTGGCCTCGCAGCGCGCCTTGAGCTTCGCGCCCCGCTCGTAGAGCGCGATGCTCTCGTCGAGCGGGACCTCGCCCGAATCGAGACGGGTCACCACCTCCTCCAGCGCCGCGATGGCCTGCTCGAAGCTCATCTTCCCGATCTCGTCAGCCATCGCCCCGTCTCCGTAGCACGTCCACATGCGCAGCCGCGGAAGCCGCCAGCGCGGGCAGGTCATAGCCGCCTTCCAGGCACGACACCACCCGCCCGTCGGCGTGCCGCGCGGCCAGGTCGCAGATGCGGTCGGTGAGCCAGGCGAAGTCGTCGGTATCCCATTGCAGCTGCGCCAGCGGGTCGTCGGCATGGGCGTCGAAGCCCGCCGAGACGATTACCAGCTCCGGCGCGAAGGCGTCGAGCCGGGGGGCGATCTCGGCCTCCCAGACCTGGCGGATCAACGCGCCGTCGCTGCCCGGCGGCAGCGGACGGTTCATCACGTTGTCCTGCGTCCCGGTCTCGTCGGCCGCGCCGGTGCCGGGCCAGAGCGGCGACTGGTGGGTCGAGACGAAAAGCGTGCGCGCCTCGTCCCAGAGCAGGTCCTGCGTGCCGTTGCCGTGATGGACGTCGAAATCCACCACCGCGACGCGGGCCAAGTCATGCGCTGCGAGCGCGTGTTTCGCGGCGATGGCCACGTTGCCAAGATAGCAGAACCCCATCGGCGTCGTACGCTCGGCATGGTGGCCGGGCGGGCGCATGGCGCAGAAGGCGTTGGGGGCTGCGCCGCCGAGGACCGCGTCGACCGCCCGGACCGCGGCGCCGGCGCCCAGCCAGGCCGCGCGCAGCGTGCCGGGCGAGAGCCAGGTATCGGGGTCGAGCTGCACGAACCCCTCCGTGGGCGCCGCCGCGGCCAGCCCGTCGAGAAAATCCTGCGGGTGGCAGCGCAGCACCGCCTCGGGCGCGGCGGGCGGCGCCGTCTCGCGGGTCAGCGCCATGTCGGCCAGCGCGGCGCGGATGGCGGGCAGGCGGGCGACCTGCTCGGGGTGGCCCGGCGGGTTGGCATGGGCATCCGTGTCGGGATGGTCGATCAGCAGGGTCATGGTCGTCCTCTGGCCGGAAATACCTCGGGGAGCGCGAGGGGCCGGCCCCTCGCTCCCGCGCGCTCAGTCGGGCGCCAGCATGTAGCCCTCGCCGCGCACCGTCTGCAGGTAGCGGGGCTGCTTGGGATCGGCTTCGAGCTTGCGGCGCAGGCGGGTGACCTGTACGTCCACCGCGCGCTCGCCCGTGGCCTCGCCGTCGCGGCTGAGCTTCTCGACCAGCGTGGCGCGGCTGACGGGCTCGTGCGGGGTGGCGGCGAAGATGCGCATCAGCGTCATCTCGGTCGCGGTCAGGCGGATCGGGTCCTGCCCGCGCCACATCTCGCCGCGCTCCAGGTCGTAGCGCACGGGCCCGAGCTGCAGCATCTTCGGCATCGCGCCCGCCGCCTGCGGCGCGCGGCGCAGCAGGGCCTTGAGCCGCAGCAGCAATTCGCGCGGCTCGAAGGGCTTCGGGAGATAGTCGTCCGCGCCAGCCTCGAGCCCGGTGATCCGGTCCGAGGTCTCACCCTTTGCGGTCAGCATCAGGATCGGCATGTCGCGGGTCTCGCGCAGTTCGGCGCAGAGCACGTAGCCGTTGTCGCCCGGCATCATCACGTCGAGCACGGCGAGGTCGAAATCAAGCCCCGCCAGCAGGCGCCGCGCGTGGTCGGCATCGCGCGCGCCGGTCGTCAGGTAGCCGTGGCGGCCCAGGAACTTGCGCAGGAGGTCGCGGATCCGGTCGTCGTCATCGACCAGCAAAACATGCGCCTGCTGCGCCTGCGCGCCGCTGCCCTGGGCCCCGCTGTCGCTCACCGCTCGCCCTCCCGCCCGGCAGCCAGGTGCCGCCGCATATCGGGGTCCATCATATGTTCGAGGACCTGGCGGAATCCAGCGACGGCCTGCGGGCCCGCCTCGCGGAAGGCGGCGCGCATCCGGGTGCGCTGGGCGTCGGAGAGCTCGCGCTCCAGCGCGGCGCCCTCGGGCGTGAGGTGGAGGTGGCGCTCGCGGCGGTCGCGCTCGCCCACCCGGCTGTCGACCAGTCCATCCTCAACCAGGGTGCGCAGCACGCGGTTGAGCGACTGCTTGGTGACGCCCAGGATCGACAGGAGGTTATTGACCGTGGTGCCGGGCATGCGGTGAATGAAATGGATGGCGCGGTGATGGGCGCGGCCATAACCCTTGCCGGCAAGGATCCGGTCGGGATCGGCGGTGAAGCCGCGATAGGCGAAGAACATCGCCTCGATGGCGCGGCGCAGCTGCTCGTCGGTCAGGAAGAGCAGGTTCTCGCTATCGATGCGGTCGTCGGCCATGAAGCCCTCCCTGACCGGGAAACTACGTCAGTGTTGTTGACATTCCAAGACCGGATTGGTAGCCACGCTCAGTTTTGACGCAACATTATGTCCGCACCGGACTGATTTGCGACACATGTGGAAGGGAGGGGGCCATGGCTGGGTCTTACGCGGAACTGGAAGGCAAGATCTGGATGGACGGCGCGCTGGTCGATTGGCAGGACGCCAATGTCCACCTGCTGACGCATGCGATGCATTACGCCAGCGCCGTCTTCGAGGGCGAGCGCGCCTATGGCGGCAAGATCTTCGAAAGCCGCAGGCATTCCGAGCGGCTGCTCTTCTCGGGCCGCCAGCTCGACATGGAGATCCCCTGGACGGTCGACGAGATCGAGGCCGCGAAATACGAGACGATGACGGCCAACGGGCTGGAGGATGCCTATGTCCGCGTGCTGGCCTGGCGCGGCGCGGGCGAGGACATGGGCGTCAGCTCGCGGCGCAACCCGGTGCGGATGGCGGTCGCGACCTGGGCCTGGGGCAATTACTACGGCGACGCCAAGACGCGGGGCGCCAAGCTCGACATCGCCAAGTGGAAGCGCCCCTCGCCCGAGACGGCGCCGAGCCATGCCAAGGCGGCCGGGCTCTACATGATCTGCACCATGTCGAAGCACGCCGCCGAGGCGAAGGGCTGCTCGGACGCGATGATGATGGATTACCGCGGCTACGTGGCCGAGGCGACGGGGGCCAACATCTTCTTCGTCAAGGATGGCGAGGTGCATACGCCGACGCCGGATTGCTTCCTCAACGGCATCACCCGGCAGACCGTTCTGGGCATGCTGGAGGAGCGTCAGGTGAAGGTGCACGAGCGCCATATCGAGCCGGGCGAACTGGAAGGCTTCGAGCAATGCTGGCTGACCGGTACCGCGGCCGAGGTCACGCCGGTGGGCCAGATCGGCGATTACAATTTCGAGGTCGGATCGCTGACGCGCAATATCGCGGAAGGCTACGAGGCGCTGGTCCGCGCCTGAGCGCGGGCCCCCGCAAACGCGAGCGGCCCCGCCGGGGGGAGACGGGGCCGCGCTGAGAGACAGGGTGTCAATCGTAGGCCCCCGGACACGGCGCACTGGGTGGGGGCGATGTTGCGCCGTGCCCGGAAGGCTTTGAGCTTTCGCTCCTACGACTCCATCTCTGCCAGTCCCGGATGACGTCATCGGGTCCGGCTTGGGGTCTTTTCGGGGCGGTGGCGTGGCAGGCTTTCCGGCGGGGGCGGTGGCAAGCCGCTTGAAAGGCCGGGCCGGGCGGGCCACCTTCGGTCCATGAACGCGATGCCCCCGGGTCAGCCCCCCGCCTCCGACGCCGTGCATTTTCACCGGACCGAGTTGGGGCCGATCCTGTCGCTCTACGGCCGCATGGTCGCGGCGGGCGAGTGGCGCGATTACGGGATCTCGGCCTTGCGCGAGGTAGCGGTGTTCAGCGTCTTCCGCCGCACCGCCGAGCATCCGATCTACCGCATCGAGAAGCGTCCCAAGATGGCAAGCCGCCAGGGCATGTGGAGCGTCGTCGGCATGGACGGCCGCATCCTGCGCCGCGGCCATGACCTGAAGACGGTGCTGCGCGTGCTGGAGCGCAAGCTGATCCGTTCGGTGGACTGAATGGGGCGCGCGACCGGGGGCGGGCCGTCACGCCCAGCGCTGGATCGCGGCGTCGGAATCCGTGGGTCCGGTGTTGAAGGCGATGCGCGCGGATGGCGCGTGTTCGTGCACGATATTCACGAGCCGTTCGAAGACGAGGAAATGGTCGTCATCCTTGCGCACGCCCGCCCCGATCATGACGACGTCGTAGGAGTCGGATTTCAGCGTCTCGACCAGCTGGTCCGTGGCCCCGTCCCCGTCGAAGAGAAAGCCGATGGCGGCGTCGTAGCCCTGATCGTTGAGCTTGCGCTCATCGGCGCGGAGCGCGCCTTCGAGCTTTTCCGGGGTGAGCCCCGGATACTTGGCGTAATCGACGACGCTCGGGTGCCAGCCGACCATAAGAACCTTCTTGGCCATGTCATGTCCTTCTCGTTCCTGCGGCAGCGGCCTCCGCCCCCGGGTGGAGACGGTTGAGCGCGGCGCGGCGGGTGGCTAGAGTTGCTTTACACGTAAAGTAAAACGCGAATCGATTTACATGGCAACAAAAAACGGGCCGAGCCTGCGCTCCATCGGCCGGCAGCTCAATTTCGCGACCGGGCGCATGAACGCGCTGTGCCAGCGCCTGCTGGAGCCGCATGAGCTGTCGCTGCCGCAATGGGTGGTCCTGTCATGCCTGTGGCGGGAGGGGGACCTGACCGTCGGCGCGCTGGCCGAACGGGTGGGGACGGGGCTGCCGGCCATGTCGCGGATCGTCGACCGCATGGTCGCCCGCGACCTCGTCACTCGGCACAGGGACGCCACCGACCGCCGCGCCA includes:
- a CDS encoding polyprenyl synthetase family protein; its protein translation is MSLETTLRDAQAGIGAALDGALAGFDGPVGDAMRHALAGGKRLRGILALESAALFDVPADRAMRAACAIEAVHAYSLVHDDLPCMDDDDLRRGRPTVHRQWDEATAVLAGDALQTLAFELLADPATDPDGAIRADLVLTLAQAAGAAGMVRGQALDIAAESAAAPLSLDEIKALQRLKTGRLLEWPCRAGAILGRADPAPLLDYAAKLGLAFQIADDLLDVEGDADAAGKALRKDAAAGKATFVSHLGAKAARARAVQLVEQAEMSVLIYSEKAATLRKIARYVVARDR
- a CDS encoding exodeoxyribonuclease VII small subunit — protein: MADEIGKMSFEQAIAALEEVVTRLDSGEVPLDESIALYERGAKLKARCEAKLKEAEAKVEQITLDADGAPTGTRPADQT
- a CDS encoding histone deacetylase family protein, translating into MTLLIDHPDTDAHANPPGHPEQVARLPAIRAALADMALTRETAPPAAPEAVLRCHPQDFLDGLAAAAPTEGFVQLDPDTWLSPGTLRAAWLGAGAAVRAVDAVLGGAAPNAFCAMRPPGHHAERTTPMGFCYLGNVAIAAKHALAAHDLARVAVVDFDVHHGNGTQDLLWDEARTLFVSTHQSPLWPGTGAADETGTQDNVMNRPLPPGSDGALIRQVWEAEIAPRLDAFAPELVIVSAGFDAHADDPLAQLQWDTDDFAWLTDRICDLAARHADGRVVSCLEGGYDLPALAASAAAHVDVLRRRGDG
- a CDS encoding response regulator transcription factor — protein: MSDSGAQGSGAQAQQAHVLLVDDDDRIRDLLRKFLGRHGYLTTGARDADHARRLLAGLDFDLAVLDVMMPGDNGYVLCAELRETRDMPILMLTAKGETSDRITGLEAGADDYLPKPFEPRELLLRLKALLRRAPQAAGAMPKMLQLGPVRYDLERGEMWRGQDPIRLTATEMTLMRIFAATPHEPVSRATLVEKLSRDGEATGERAVDVQVTRLRRKLEADPKQPRYLQTVRGEGYMLAPD
- a CDS encoding MarR family winged helix-turn-helix transcriptional regulator → MADDRIDSENLLFLTDEQLRRAIEAMFFAYRGFTADPDRILAGKGYGRAHHRAIHFIHRMPGTTVNNLLSILGVTKQSLNRVLRTLVEDGLVDSRVGERDRRERHLHLTPEGAALERELSDAQRTRMRAAFREAGPQAVAGFRQVLEHMMDPDMRRHLAAGREGER
- a CDS encoding branched-chain amino acid aminotransferase, translating into MAGSYAELEGKIWMDGALVDWQDANVHLLTHAMHYASAVFEGERAYGGKIFESRRHSERLLFSGRQLDMEIPWTVDEIEAAKYETMTANGLEDAYVRVLAWRGAGEDMGVSSRRNPVRMAVATWAWGNYYGDAKTRGAKLDIAKWKRPSPETAPSHAKAAGLYMICTMSKHAAEAKGCSDAMMMDYRGYVAEATGANIFFVKDGEVHTPTPDCFLNGITRQTVLGMLEERQVKVHERHIEPGELEGFEQCWLTGTAAEVTPVGQIGDYNFEVGSLTRNIAEGYEALVRA
- a CDS encoding DUF2794 domain-containing protein; translation: MNAMPPGQPPASDAVHFHRTELGPILSLYGRMVAAGEWRDYGISALREVAVFSVFRRTAEHPIYRIEKRPKMASRQGMWSVVGMDGRILRRGHDLKTVLRVLERKLIRSVD
- a CDS encoding MarR family winged helix-turn-helix transcriptional regulator, encoding MATKNGPSLRSIGRQLNFATGRMNALCQRLLEPHELSLPQWVVLSCLWREGDLTVGALAERVGTGLPAMSRIVDRMVARDLVTRHRDATDRRATIVGLTEKGRALDHLRDFHERVNAVLLDGLSERERAAAFDLLTRMQDNAERALR